A window of Pelomonas sp. SE-A7 genomic DNA:
AGCATTTCGCCTTCCTGGTCTCGGGCGGCCAGGTCGGCCCCGAGGAAGCCCCGGTGCTGCTGGCCACGCTGGTGGTGATCACGGCCACGCTGGCCCAGGCCCTGATCACCCGGCTGCTGGGCCGCAAGATCGACCTGATGCTGTGGATCAGCATGGCCCTGGTGACGGTGCTGGGCGGCCTGACCGTCTGGTTCCACAACGAGACCTTCATCAAGTGGAAGCCCACCGGCGTCTACTGGGCCATGGCCCTCACCTTCTGGGGCAGCCAGGCCTTGTTCGGCAAGAACCTGATCAAGGTCTCGCTCAAGGAGACCATCCACCTGCCCGAGCAGAACTGGCTGCGGCTGAACTGGGCCTGGGCCGGCTTCTTCGCCTTCATGGGTGTGCTGAACCTCTGGGTGGCCTTCAACTTCTCCACCTCGACCTGGGCCAGCTTCAAGGCCTTCGGCACGATTGGTCTGATGATCGTCTTCGTACTGGGACAGGGCTTCTATCTGGCCCGCCACCTGCCCGACGAAGAGCCGGCCGCCGAGGAGCCAAAGCCATGAGCGACACGACGCCCAAGGCCGGCCTCGCCGAGATCGAACGCCGACTGCGCGAAGCGCTCTCGCCC
This region includes:
- a CDS encoding septation protein A, which translates into the protein MKLLLDFLPLILFFTTFKIAEGHKAAAAAFATQHFAFLVSGGQVGPEEAPVLLATLVVITATLAQALITRLLGRKIDLMLWISMALVTVLGGLTVWFHNETFIKWKPTGVYWAMALTFWGSQALFGKNLIKVSLKETIHLPEQNWLRLNWAWAGFFAFMGVLNLWVAFNFSTSTWASFKAFGTIGLMIVFVLGQGFYLARHLPDEEPAAEEPKP